The stretch of DNA GGTGAAAATGCGGGCGGTATCGGTTTTCGTTCGGCCCCTGCTTTCCCGCCTTTGAGTCCAGGGATTACGCCTTTTCCGGCCCGGTCCGTTTCCGCCGGGACTCGCCCGGGAGGGCGCCGCTGCGCCGAGCCGCCGGGCTTGTGTACCCCCCTCGGGTATGTTAATCCTTGTCCTCGATATACCCCTGTCGGGTATCTGTGAGAGGAGATCGCCCATGTGCCAGTCCTGCGGGTGCGCCACCGCCACCGCCACCGCCGCCGATGCGGGTTCCGGGGCCGAGGAGCGGCGGGTCTACTCCGTCGAGGGGATGACCTGCGGCCACTGCGTCGCCTCGGTCACCGAGGAGGTCGGCGGGGTGCCCGGCGTCACCGGCGTCGAGGTCGACCTGGAGTCCGGCCGGGTGTCGGTCAGCGGCGCCGGCTTCGAGGACGCGGCGATCGGCACCGCGGTCCGCGAGGCCGGCTACCGGCTCGCCCCCGCCTGAGCGGTCGCGCCCCGCCGCCCGCCCGGGGCGGCGGGGACGCCGGCTACACCCCGGCCGCCGGCCGGGCGCCCGCCGGCTGCGGGGCGGCCGGGTCCTCCCGGCCGGGGGCGTGCAGCGGCAGCCGGACCGAGACCACCAGGCCGCCGCCCTCCCGAGGGGCGGCCGACGCGGTGCCGCCGTGCGCCGCCGCGATGGAGGAGACGATGGACAGCCCCAGCCCGCTGCCGTCCTCCGCGCCGCGCTCCCGGCCCCGTGCGCCGCGGTGGAACGGCTCGAAGAGCCGGTCGGCATCGGCCACCTCGGGGCCGGTGTTGGACACCCGCACCACCGCGGCCCCGTCCTCCGCGGCGGTCTCCACCCGGACCGACCCGTCCGCGGTGTTGTAGCGCACCGCGTTGTCCACCAGGTTGCGCACCAGGTGCTCCAGGAGCACCCGGTCGCCCCCGACCACCGCGCTGTGCGCCGAGGCCCGCAACCGCACCCCGCGCTCGGCCGCGGCCCCCCGGTGCGCCGCCACCACCCGGCGCGCCGGGCCGGCCAGGTCCACCGGTTCGGCCGCCTCCACGCCCCGGTCCGAGCGGGCCAGCAGGAGCAGCCCGGCGATCAGCCGCTCGCTCTGCTCGGCCGACTCCAGCACCCGGCGCAGGTTCGGCTCCAGCTCGGCCGGCACCCGCCCCTGGGCCAGCGGGATCTCCACCGCCGCCCGCTGCACCGCCAGCGGGGTGCGCAGCTCGTGCGAGGCGTTGGCGACGAACCGGCGCTGGCTCTCGAAGGCGTGCTGCAGCCGCTCCAGCATCCCGTCGAAGGTGTCGCCCAGCTCCCGGAACTCGTCGGCCGGCCCGGTCAGCGCGAGCCTCCGGTCCAGGTCGCGCTCGGAGAGCCGGCGCGCGGTCTCGGTCACCCGGTGCAGCCGGCGCAGCAGCCGCCCGGCGACCAGCCACCCGGCGAAGGCGGCCAGCACGGTGACCGCGACCAGCCCCGCGCCGGAGCGGAGCAGCAGGTCGCGCAGGACCGCCGCGCGGTAGTCCTGCACCGACAGGGCGAGCTCGGCGGCCAGCGGCTCCGCCTCCCCGGCGCCGGTGGTCGGCCGGACCGGCTCCGCGGGCTTGAAGGAGTGCACGTCGGTGGAGGAGGCGTCCAGCGGGACCGTGGTGATCACCGTGCTGTGGTCGATCAGCCCGGACGAGACGATCGCGTAGTTCAGCGCCAGCAGCAGCACCCCGGCGGCGAGGAAGACCCCCGCGTAGACCAGGGCCAGCCGGGTGCGGACGGTCAGCGCGGCGCCGCTGAGCAGGGCGCGGATCCGGGAGGCCACCTCAGATCCGGTAGCCGTGCCCGAGCACGGTGCTGATCAGCGGCGGATCGCCGAGCTTGCGGCGCAGCCCGTGCACCACCACCTTCAGCACCCCGCTCGCCGCGTCCAGGTTGGCGTCCCACACCTTCTCGGTCAGCTGCACCGGGGAGACCGGGGCGCCGTCGGCCAGCAGCAGCTCCTCCAGCACGCCCAGCTCCTTGGGGGTCAGGTCCAGCGGCCGGCCGTCCCGGGCCGCGGTGCGCCGGTGCGGGTCCAGCTCCAGCCCGGCGCGGCGGAGCACCGGCGGCGGGGCCGGCCGGGACCGCCGGGCCAGCGCGCGCACCCGCACCACCAGCTCCGGGTAGGCGAACGGCTTGGGCAGGTAGTCGTCGGCGCCCAGGTTGAACCCCTCGACCCGGTCGTCCACCCCGCCGGCCGCGGTGAGCATCAGCACCCGCGCCTGCACCGACGGGTCGCCGACCAGCCGCTCGCACACCTCGTCGCCGTGCCGCCGGGGCAGGTCGCGGTCGAGCACGACCACGTCGTAGCCGTGCACCATGGCCATCTCCAGGCCGGTGTCGCCGTCGTAGGCGACGTCCACCGCCATGCCCTCGCCGCGCAGCCCGTCGGCCAGCATGTCGGCCAGCGCCTCGGTGTCCTCCACGATCAGGATCCTCACCCGCGCGTCCCCGTCCTCTCCGCGTTCCGCTTCCCCCGGCTTTCTACTCGGTGCGGGTTAGCCCGGGGTTA from Nocardiopsis composta encodes:
- a CDS encoding sensor histidine kinase; the protein is MASRIRALLSGAALTVRTRLALVYAGVFLAAGVLLLALNYAIVSSGLIDHSTVITTVPLDASSTDVHSFKPAEPVRPTTGAGEAEPLAAELALSVQDYRAAVLRDLLLRSGAGLVAVTVLAAFAGWLVAGRLLRRLHRVTETARRLSERDLDRRLALTGPADEFRELGDTFDGMLERLQHAFESQRRFVANASHELRTPLAVQRAAVEIPLAQGRVPAELEPNLRRVLESAEQSERLIAGLLLLARSDRGVEAAEPVDLAGPARRVVAAHRGAAAERGVRLRASAHSAVVGGDRVLLEHLVRNLVDNAVRYNTADGSVRVETAAEDGAAVVRVSNTGPEVADADRLFEPFHRGARGRERGAEDGSGLGLSIVSSIAAAHGGTASAAPREGGGLVVSVRLPLHAPGREDPAAPQPAGARPAAGV
- a CDS encoding heavy-metal-associated domain-containing protein, whose protein sequence is MCQSCGCATATATAADAGSGAEERRVYSVEGMTCGHCVASVTEEVGGVPGVTGVEVDLESGRVSVSGAGFEDAAIGTAVREAGYRLAPA
- a CDS encoding response regulator transcription factor, translated to MRILIVEDTEALADMLADGLRGEGMAVDVAYDGDTGLEMAMVHGYDVVVLDRDLPRRHGDEVCERLVGDPSVQARVLMLTAAGGVDDRVEGFNLGADDYLPKPFAYPELVVRVRALARRSRPAPPPVLRRAGLELDPHRRTAARDGRPLDLTPKELGVLEELLLADGAPVSPVQLTEKVWDANLDAASGVLKVVVHGLRRKLGDPPLISTVLGHGYRI